The Benincasa hispida cultivar B227 chromosome 9, ASM972705v1, whole genome shotgun sequence genome has a segment encoding these proteins:
- the LOC120086860 gene encoding citrate synthase, mitochondrial, with the protein MAFFRSLTALSKLRSRVGQQSNLSNSVRWLQMQSSSDLDLQSHLRELIPEQQDRLKKFKAEHGKVQLGNITVDMVLGGMRGMTGLLWETSLLDPDEGIRFRGLSIPECQKLLPAAKPDGEPLPEGLLWLLLTGKVPSKEQVDALSKELQSRATVPDYVYKAIDALPITAHPMTQFATGVMGLQVQSEFQKAYEKGIHKSKYWEPTYEDSLNLIARVPLVASYVYRRIFKDGHIIPKDDSLDYGGNFSHMLGFDSPQMQELMRLYVTIHSDHEGGNVSAHTGHLVGSALSDPYLSFAAALNGLAGPLHGLANQEVLLWIKSVVDECGENITKEQLKDYVWKTLNSGKVVPGFGHGVLRKTDPRYSCQREFALKHLPDDPLFQLVSKLYEVVPPILTELGKVKNPWPNVDAHSGVLLNYFGLTEARYFTVLFGVSRSLGICSQLIWDRALGLPLERPKSVTLKWLEEYCKKAA; encoded by the exons ATGGCGTTCTTCAGAAGTTTGACGGCTCTTTCTAAGCTCCGGTCGCGTGTC GGACAGCAGTCTAATCTCAGTAACTCCGTTAGATGGCTTCAAATGCAGAGCTCATCCGATCTT GACCTACAATCTCATTTGAGGGAATTGATTCCAGAGCAGCAG GATCGCCTGAAGAAATTCAAAGCAGAACATGGAAAGGTTCAACTAGGCAACATCACCGTTGATATG GTACTTGGAGGAATGAGAGGAATGACAGGGCTACTATGGGAAACATCTCTACTTGATCCTGACGAG GGTATTCGCTTTAGGGGTTTGTCAATTCCTGAATGTCAAAAGTTGTTACCAGCTGCCAAGCCTGATGGAGAGCCATTACCTGAGGGTCTTCTGTGGCTTCTTCTCACAGGGAAG GTGCCAAGCAAAGAGCAAGTTGATGCATTATCAAAGGAGTTACAAAGTCGAGCCACTGTTCCAG ATTATGTATACAAGGCCATTGATGCTCTTCCTATTACAGCTCATCCGATGACTCAGTTTGCAACAGGTGTCATGGGTCTTCAG GTTCAAAGTGAATTCCAGAAGGCTTATGAGAAAGGAATTCATAAATCAAA GTACTGGGAACCAACATATGAAGATTCACTAAATTTGATTGCTCGAGTGCCATTGGTAGCTTCCTATGTCTACCGCAG GATATTCAAGGATGGCCATATAATTCCAAAAGATGACTCTCTGGATTATGGTGGGAATTTCTCACACATGTTAGGATTTGACAGTCCCCAAATGCAAGAACTCATGAGGCTCTATGTTACCATCCATAG TGATCACGAAGGTGGGAATGTAAGTGCTCACACGGGCCACCTT GTCGGCAGTGCACTCTCAGATCCTTATCTTTCATTTGCTGCTGCTCTAAATGGTCTGGCTGGACCATTACATGGTTTGGCAAATCAG GAAGTCTTGCTTTGGATCAAATCGGTAGTGGATGAGTGTGGAGAGAACATAACTAAGGAGCAGTTGAAAGACTATGTTTGGAAAACACTAAACAGTGGCAAG GTTGTTCCAGGATTTGGTCATGGAGTTCTGCGTAAAAcagatccaagatattcttgtCAGAGAGAGTTTGCCTTGAAGCATTTGCCTGACGATCCTCTTTTTCAGCTG GTATCCAAGCTCTACGAAGTTGTGCCACCGATCCTAACAGAACTTGGCAAG GTTAAAAACCCATGGCCGAATGTTGATGCTCATAGTGGAGTGCTGTTGAACTACTTTGGTTTAACTGAAGCAAG GTACTTTACTGTTCTCTTTGGTGTTTCAAGGAGTCTTGGGATTTGCTCTCAG TTAATATGGGACCGAGCTCTTGGGTTGCCACTAGAGAGGCCGAAGAGTGTGACGTTGAAATGGCTCGAGGAGTACTGCAAGAAAGCTGCTTGA
- the LOC120086813 gene encoding uncharacterized protein LOC120086813 isoform X2, translating to MASIFAAPSFRLNLTSRPSLIHRAALPSSIDAIQFHSNASPFPSFRYRNTRGLELRQRSFSITASNSSDGNSIKEENGSSKASTDAQGSFMFGGFMFGGSESLPRLKYVFFFFFKRLFH from the exons ATGGCTTCCATCTTCGCCGCGCCGTCGTTTCGACTCAATCTCACTTCCCGCCCGAGTCTGATTCACAGAGCCGCTCTTCCCTCCTCCATCGATGCCATTCAATTTCACTCGAACGcctctccatttccttctttcAG GTATAGGAACACCAGAGGATTGGAATTAAGGCAAAGATCTTTTTCTATAACAGCCTCAAATTCCTCAGATGGGAATTCCATCAAGGAGGAAAATGGTTCGAGTAAAGCAAGTACCGATGCCCAAG GATCATTCATGTTTGGAGGATTCATGTTTGGAGGTTCAGAATCACTTCCAAGACTCAAATatgtcttctttttctttttcaagagaTTGTTTCATTGA
- the LOC120086813 gene encoding uncharacterized protein LOC120086813 isoform X1, with protein sequence MASIFAAPSFRLNLTSRPSLIHRAALPSSIDAIQFHSNASPFPSFRYRNTRGLELRQRSFSITASNSSDGNSIKEENGSSKASTDAQGPPFLTILAGIFVFSLVLWIFSSVVTSFLSLVVKLISTK encoded by the exons ATGGCTTCCATCTTCGCCGCGCCGTCGTTTCGACTCAATCTCACTTCCCGCCCGAGTCTGATTCACAGAGCCGCTCTTCCCTCCTCCATCGATGCCATTCAATTTCACTCGAACGcctctccatttccttctttcAG GTATAGGAACACCAGAGGATTGGAATTAAGGCAAAGATCTTTTTCTATAACAGCCTCAAATTCCTCAGATGGGAATTCCATCAAGGAGGAAAATGGTTCGAGTAAAGCAAGTACCGATGCCCAAGGTCCTCCATTTCTTACCATTTTGGCTGGAATTTTTGTCTTTTCCCTTGTGCTCTGGATATTCAGTTCTGTTGTCACGTCGTTTTTAAGTCTAGTAGTCAAGCTGATCTCAACAAAGTAG
- the LOC120086812 gene encoding uncharacterized protein LOC120086812, producing MSVVHANERACHIGHNIRRSHVKEISQIERHIILQELKSPKHHSAKSESRSQKNMAQEGKADEQLFQLLASLLHQVESLTNQEEVELRTKIEALGLEVTKVPSKSLKQLDELEIAKELDKLSEKLDNVDEMISSAMAADPQVQSLLSDTADIWMPVITASADERRNFTASIGENSETEENCAN from the exons ATGTCCGTAGTTCATGCAAACGAGAGAGCGTGTCACATTGGCCACAATATTCGGCGATCCCACGTCAAAGAGATCAGTCAAATCGAGCGCCATATCATTCTACAAGAACTCAAATCCCCAAAACATCACTCGGCAAAATCCGAAAGCCGATCACAGAAAAACATGGCCCAGGAAGGGAAGGCGGACGAGCAACTCTTCCAGCTTCTTGCTAGTCTTCTTCACCAG GTGGAATCACTTACCAACCAGGAAGAAGTTGAATTGCGTACAAAGATCGAAGCCCTCGGACTTGAAGTTACAAAAGTACCCTCAAAGTCCTTAAAGCAGCTTGATGAA CTGGAAATTGCCAAGGAGTTGGATAAGCTATCTGAAAAGCTAGACAATGTGGATGAAATGATTTCTTCAGCAATGGCTGCAGATCCACAGGTGCAATCTCTGTTGAGTGATACTGCTGATATTTGGATGCCGGTGATAACCGCATCAGCTGACGAACGACGAAACTTTACAGCTTCCATTGGAGAAAATTCAGAAACAGAAGAGAATTGTGCGAATtag